GAAATGTGAGGCACAGAGATGGTTTCTGCACCAGTGTTTAAGCTTTGCCTGAAGTGGATTAAAATGGCTTTGTCCATCTAAAGTGGCAGGCTCACTGATACTTGATGCCTGACACCCCTAATACATCACATACCTGCTCTTGATGCTGGATATGTATATAACAGGGAAACAATTCACAGCACCTTGTTCATTCCGCTCACATTGAGAAACagcctttaaaatattttatgatgtcctttaaatattttatgatgtcCTTTCGACCGTGGTAAAGAAGTACTGAAGAGGATGTCTTAGGGAGCTCTCCTAATGATTTGTTCAGATAGGAACAAAAACCATTCAGTTTTTTGTGCTTACATAATCTAAAATCTTGTGGCTTTAAGCATATCAGTGTCAAggcacaaaataaaagtagttttaaTTCAATATTTTACCTCTAGCTCACCTACATACCTATGAGATAGTCAATGTTCTTCATATGGCTGCGTAAGGCCATACAATACTGCTCCTCGGCCTCATCCAGATCTTTGGAAAGTGACTTAATGACAGCGTCCTTTCTGTCGATGACACGCTCGAAAGTCTGACTAAGGATTTCAATCTCTTTTTTCAGTTCCTTTGACTTGGATTCTCGCATTATGTTTCGCCACTGGTGGTTCAGTTTGTTTAGATTGAACCGTGAAGCTTTCTCTTCTTTGGCAAGTTTATCCTGAACAAAGAAGCCAGCCTCTTTGTAAAAACTTATACACATTCAGTATTAATATTAACTTTTTAGATAATTAACCAACAGAtctgaaatcaaaataatttctttaagaaatgaTACAAAATTCTCTGTCTccatctgtgtgcgtgtgtgagaaaGCAAGAGACAAATCTTTACTTACGAGGTAGCCCTCGATCTAAGGAGAAGAACTGAAACCCtacattaattcaaaacaaggcaTCAAAATCATAAGATTGATTAGAGAGAGAGTGATATGTGGACACACACATGTGAAAATAGTGATGTGTGCACAAAGAATTTTGTAAAGTTACCTTAAGAAATTGGGAAAGCAtgtcctccttcttcttccgCATTTCTTCTTCTGCCAGACGCTTCTGCTCCTCATAAAGAATTCTCTCCTCTTCTGTCATGTTATCCAACTTCCTTTTGCCagacttcttctttttcttagcCATTTTAGAAAAGTAATGCTGCGATTTACagctgtaaaacaaacaaaattacagagGGTTTTAAATTTGAATCGAGACCTACAGACATTGAAAACAATTGAATATTCCTAATTGAACATTTTAAGCGAAAATCGAGCTCTTAAGTAATTATTTGCGCCACACCTGCAAACAAATTAGTGTTCTCTCTCACAGGCAGAAAACTCCACTGTTTCAAGCCGTCGCCATGACATCAGCGGATGTACGTCACAAGACATCGACAGTTCATTAAAACTAAATGAGGAAATACTATTTGTTCATATCaagaattataaaatatatatatgaaactaAAGAGATCTGAAATGCAGTGAAATTAAGTTATAAAAAAtgctataataaaaataataccgAAAAGGAAATTTacggtcaaaaaaaaaaaggaagatttttttatatgtcaaattctttatattaaaaatgtttataaaatgttaatattattcGTAATAATACGAGATAaatcttaatttaaaaagtttcagtaaattgtttataattaaaagtaattttaaaatactggaATATTTCCGGAATAACTTTTTTCCACGTGTGGAACAGCCTGTTATAGAAGACATGGACGAGATAAGTAAAGATGATCGATTCAGTCACATTGGAAAGGACCCACGTTTTAGGAGAATAccaaaaaaggagaagaaggtTAAAATTGACTCACGATTTCAGTCTATGTTCACTgataagaaatttaaattgaaataCACAGTCGATAAACGGGGACgtcctgtaaacaaaacaaccagTGAAAACCTGAAGAAGTTTTACGATATCGacgaagaagagaaaaatgatgcTAAATCTGACTCGGAGCAGGATGAACAGTGTGATGATGCCACCACAGACAATGGTATTTGTATTCATTTACTTAATACCTGTCATTGTAATGTACTCGGTCCTCCctacccctctctctccctttcgtGCACAAACGACCTCCATGTATTACAAATACGTGTACTGTATATAATACTGCTTTAGCGTTTTATGCACACAAGTTACACGTGAAGCTAGACTGAAATTGAACATACgcttgaaagaagaaaaattacgTGTGTCATTCTTTGAGTATGATACCAAATATTAAGGTATGGTTTTAATGAAATGACTCTATATCACTTTAATTTAGTGTAATAAAAGTCAAAGTGTTTAGAGTATACCCTTACCAGTCATGGTTAAGTTTAAgtgattgtaaatattttatcagataCCTTAAGACGACTGTTTGCAAGAActgtttacaaatataattaaaactGGATTGttattttaactgtttcataattttatttatatttttgcagatGAAACTGGTTCAGCAGCCAATGCAGGAGACagtgatgaagaaaaagaaagtaaacagctAGACCATGGTGAGTATCCTTGGATGCATCAGAAAGTTAAGCACAAAATTGAAGCTAATGCATTGGAGGAAGAGAGCATAGGTAAACTAATACTAATACAACATTCCTATtataacacaaagaaaatggCAGTATGATTGAATTGATAATAAGAGAAAGCAGATGTAATATGTTTGCTACTTAATATTAAGGTGATTTtagtaaatttatataaatgcaTCCcctatttgtttcttttcctgtttctaGTTaagacatttattattgttttggtgTGACGCTGTTAAAGTATTTGCTATTTAGTTGCAGAGATACCATATATTTCTGAAGATGGACCTGACTTTGCACGAGGTGGAGGAAATCTTGAGTCATCCAGTGAGGATGAGGAAGAGGGCGGTAAGGAGGAGGAAGTGGAGACCCTAGTAGGTGACAGCAACATTGACCCTGACTGGGTTGATCTTGACAAAGATGCTCCTGAAGCAGAGGATATTTCATGCCGTCTGGCCATTTGCAACATGAATTGGGACAGAATCAAATCCAAGGATATCTTTGTTCTCCTGAGTTCATTTTTGCCACCAGGTGGAGTTATACATTCTGTTGTGATCTATCCCTCAGAGTTTGGACTGCAGAGGATGGCGGAAGAAGTACTGGGGCCAGCAGAACTGAAAAGTGACAAGGAACCATCAACAGGAGACAGAGAGGAAAATCAGAAGCAAGAAGAGCAAAGTTTGTGCATCAAAGTTGACCCTGAGAAAATACGCAAGTACCAGCTCAATCGCTTGAAATACTATTATGCTGTAGTTGAATGTGACAGCAAGGAGACTGCAAATAAACTGTATGAAGAATGTGATGGACAGGAATACGAGAGTAGTTCAGCTCGTCTGGATCTTCGCTTCATTCCAGATGATCTGACCTTTGAGCAAGAGCCAAAAGATGAGTGTAGGAGCATGCCAGATGTGTCATCTTACAAACCATCCATGTTTACCACAGCTGCACTCTGTCAGGCTAAAGTAGATCTGACATGGGATGAAACGGACCATGAGCGACTAAAGCTGACAATGAGAAAATGGGCCGATGATTTTGAAAATGAAGATTTTAGCAAAGTTCTTGCTTCTGATTCTAGCTCAGGGGATGAGGAGAGTGAGGATGAAGATAGTAATAAAGATGGCAGTGAAAAGTCCAAGAAAAAGCGAGAGCAGAGATCGCAGAAGTACAAAAACATCTTGCAGGCTATTGAGGAGGAATGTGGTGAGAAGAAAGGGGTTGATGAAGAAATGGAAATTTCTTGGGAGCCAGGCCTGAAAATGGTaacaaaagacattttgaagaaaagggagaaagcTGCTAAGGAAACAACACCATGGGAAGAGtacaaacaaaggaagaaagaaaagaagaagcaaaagcGAGAGGAGAAAAAGgctgaaaaaatgaaacagaaaggcATTATGGACCAGGCCACATCAGCAGTTGCCAATGATGAGCTTGCTGGTGATGCAGGATTTGATGATCCTTTCTTTAATGATTCCAAGGAAGATGATAAACAGTctaaaaagaagaacaaacagaaaaagaaagagaaagaagaaaatctaaCCCAAGAGGATCTTGAACTGCAGGAGAAAGAACAAGCTAAACTAAAATTACTCATGATGGATGAAGATGACCATAGACATCATTTTAGCTTAGAAGATCTTCTAGAAAAAGAAGACTTggggaacaaaaagaaaatgaagaagaaaaagaaaaagaagctcaAGAAAAATCTGAGGCAGCTGATGATCAAGATACATTTACCATGGATTTGAATGATGAAAGATTTGCGGACGTTTACAAATCCCATCTTTTCAATATTGACCCATCTGCCCCAGAATTCAAAAATACCAAAGGAACTAAGAGTCTGattgaagaaaaactgctaaggcGAAAAAGAGGTGAGTTGGTGGTGGAAAGTGCAGTTCCAGAGtctgaaaagagaaagagacttGATGAAAATGAAGCTAACGATGAAGAAAGTTTCTTGAAGCAAAAACAATCTGTGTCATCACTTATTCGATCTGTCAAAGCAAAAACAGAACTAGTcaaccaaatgaaaaaaatgaaaaggactcg
This window of the Pomacea canaliculata isolate SZHN2017 linkage group LG4, ASM307304v1, whole genome shotgun sequence genome carries:
- the LOC112561520 gene encoding LOW QUALITY PROTEIN: ESF1 homolog (The sequence of the model RefSeq protein was modified relative to this genomic sequence to represent the inferred CDS: deleted 2 bases in 1 codon); translated protein: MDEISKDDRFSHIGKDPRFRRIPKKEKKVKIDSRFQSMFTDKKFKLKYTVDKRGRPVNKTTSENLKKFYDIDEEEKNDAKSDSEQDEQCDDATTDNDETGSAANAGDSDEEKESKQLDHVAEIPYISEDGPDFARGGGNLESSSEDEEEGGKEEEVETLVGDSNIDPDWVDLDKDAPEAEDISCRLAICNMNWDRIKSKDIFVLLSSFLPPGGVIHSVVIYPSEFGLQRMAEEVLGPAELKSDKEPSTGDREENQKQEEQSLCIKVDPEKIRKYQLNRLKYYYAVVECDSKETANKLYEECDGQEYESSSARLDLRFIPDDLTFEQEPKDECRSMPDVSSYKPSMFTTAALCQAKVDLTWDETDHERLKLTMRKWADDFENEDFSKVLASDSSSGDEESEDEDSNKDGSEKSKKKREQRSQKYKNILQAIEEECGEKKGVDEEMEISWEPGLKMVTKDILKKREKAAKETTPWEEYKQRKKEKKKQKREEKKAEKMKQKGIMDQATSAVANDELAGDAGFDDPFFNDSKEDDKQSKKKNKQKKKEKEENLTQEDLELQEKEQAKLKLLMMDEDDHRHHFSLEDLLEKEDLGNKKKMKKKKKKAQEKSEAADDQDTFTMDLNDERFADVYKSHLFNIDPSAPEFKNTKGTKSLIEEKLLRRKRGELVVESAVPESEKRKRLDENEANDEESFLKQKQSVSSLIRSVKAKTELVNQMKKMKRTR